From one Bacillus sp. FJAT-42376 genomic stretch:
- a CDS encoding DUF951 domain-containing protein, with product MADKEFDLNDIVEMKKPHPCGANRWKIIRLGMDIRIKCEGCGHSVMIPRKEFTRKMKKMLVKAEQPAE from the coding sequence GTGGCGGATAAGGAATTTGATTTAAATGACATTGTGGAAATGAAAAAACCCCATCCATGCGGAGCAAATCGGTGGAAAATCATCCGTCTTGGCATGGACATCCGAATTAAATGCGAAGGCTGCGGCCACAGCGTGATGATCCCGAGAAAAGAATTCACAAGAAAGATGAAAAAAATGCTCGTCAAGGCAGAACAGCCCGCCGAGTAA
- a CDS encoding mechanosensitive ion channel family protein: MNEKIYAKIQEHLLNEELWTGIGFGSLRIIFIIVAAALIIRVGNMAIAKVLTLRVKSPLRISERRENTLAKLLSNVLAYVVYFAALLMILETMSLDVKALLAGAGIVGLAVGFGAQNLVRDIITGFFIIFEDQFSVGDVIRVGGFEGTVEEIGLRTTKIKSWTGELHILPNGSIVEVTNFSIHNSTAVVDINVAYESDIQHVEEVIRDLLRVLPAKYEDMAAVPELLGVHNFGPSEITLRVVCETAPMQHFYVARMIRKEIKLVMDEHGIDIPFPRIVMYNRDAKDPSIGKGEQSGG; this comes from the coding sequence TTGAATGAAAAGATTTATGCAAAAATACAGGAGCATTTGCTGAACGAAGAACTTTGGACCGGAATCGGATTCGGCAGTTTAAGAATCATTTTTATTATCGTCGCGGCCGCTTTAATTATCCGGGTTGGCAACATGGCAATTGCCAAGGTACTGACGCTGAGAGTGAAATCCCCCCTCAGGATTTCAGAGCGCCGGGAGAATACGCTTGCGAAGCTGCTCAGTAATGTCCTGGCGTACGTTGTCTATTTTGCCGCTCTTCTGATGATTCTTGAAACGATGAGCCTCGATGTGAAAGCTCTCCTTGCCGGTGCCGGAATTGTCGGACTTGCTGTCGGATTCGGAGCGCAAAACCTTGTACGGGATATCATCACCGGTTTTTTCATTATTTTTGAAGATCAATTTTCCGTCGGCGATGTAATCCGCGTCGGAGGGTTTGAAGGAACGGTAGAGGAAATTGGTCTCAGAACCACCAAGATTAAAAGCTGGACAGGAGAACTTCATATTTTGCCGAACGGAAGCATCGTCGAAGTAACGAATTTCTCGATCCACAACAGTACGGCTGTTGTCGACATCAATGTGGCGTATGAGTCGGATATTCAGCATGTCGAAGAAGTCATCCGCGACCTTTTGCGCGTCCTGCCTGCCAAATACGAAGACATGGCGGCTGTTCCGGAGCTCCTCGGAGTCCATAATTTCGGCCCTTCTGAAATTACGCTCAGAGTTGTATGCGAAACAGCGCCGATGCAGCATTTCTATGTAGCAAGAATGATTCGCAAAGAGATCAAGCTTGTCATGGACGAGCATGGAATCGATATCCCGTTCCCGCGCATCGTCATGTACAACCGGGATGCAAAAGATCCATCCATTGGAAAGGGTGAGCAAAGTGGCGGATAA
- the yyaC gene encoding spore protease YyaC: MNLKTGLFSSFKDPERIYYEDQDARELLSSCILALLPKIAGREIVILCIGTDRSTGDSLGPIVGSKLAEKRLERFHIYGTLKDPVHAVNLEESIALIEASYRNPFIIAIDACLGKLKSVGSFQIGPGPVKPGAGVNKDLPAVGDMHLTGIVNVSGFMEFFVLQNTRLHLVMTMAGLIADSIADAEKRHVVRSSWMKRSPIANLTKKNNAESSQAE; this comes from the coding sequence ATGAATCTAAAAACGGGCTTGTTTTCATCTTTCAAGGATCCGGAACGCATTTACTATGAAGATCAGGATGCACGGGAGCTTCTGTCTTCTTGTATTCTCGCGCTCCTCCCTAAAATAGCGGGAAGGGAAATTGTTATTTTATGCATCGGCACAGACCGTTCAACAGGGGACAGTCTTGGTCCGATTGTCGGGTCCAAGCTTGCGGAGAAGAGGTTGGAGCGGTTTCATATATACGGGACGCTAAAAGATCCGGTTCACGCGGTGAACTTAGAGGAGTCGATTGCCCTTATAGAGGCATCCTATCGCAATCCATTTATCATAGCCATTGATGCCTGTCTGGGAAAATTGAAAAGTGTCGGTTCGTTCCAAATCGGGCCAGGGCCCGTCAAGCCCGGTGCCGGAGTGAACAAAGACCTTCCGGCTGTCGGAGACATGCATTTGACCGGCATTGTGAATGTGAGCGGATTTATGGAGTTTTTCGTTTTGCAGAATACGAGGCTTCACCTTGTCATGACGATGGCCGGCCTCATCGCTGACAGCATCGCTGACGCAGAGAAACGGCATGTGGTCCGTTCCTCTTGGATGAAAAGGTCGCCGATTGCGAACTTAACTAAAAAAAATAATGCTGAATCGTCACAAGCAGAATAA